In the genome of Malania oleifera isolate guangnan ecotype guangnan chromosome 5, ASM2987363v1, whole genome shotgun sequence, the window agctcgtcgacgaagccatccctTCATTGTCAAGCCCAAGTTCCAGATATTTCTCAATCCCGCGCGATATTTGCTCGTcaatgaggctctgaatttcgttgatgaggctctgaaggacttcgtcgatgaacgtgacttcttcgtcgatgaacccagctTATAtgagtttgggtctctacattagATCTCCTAGcgagttaggtaagggaaatatattatgtcagttaaattagaaattttaccagtaaagCATAATATATGAATATAAGTCATAGAGTAGGGTTTTGAACTAATTAGAGTAAGAAAATTAAACAGTATTATAGATTAAATttattgagttttatttaatttgtgtggcatgagaaatactaaaatattacagaattatgtttatatagttTTCACAGAATAATGATATAcaacttatacaattttatttacaaaaCTACGACTGTACAAAGTCTTACAGAATTACAGTTTACATGGTTATAGAGAACTACGATATACATTGTTTTATAGAActatgattatatagtattttacataactatgattatatagtgttttacagaaccatgattatacagtattatacagaaccatgattatacagtattttacaaaatcGTGATTATATGgtgttttacagaaccatgatatacggATCAtagaatcatgacatacaaaaataaagattatacagaattacagttattatagcatcatggttaatacaaagaattacagaattatggtaaaattgataaatattatatagaaatagtattgtatagtattagaccctaatggaACAGAGCAATTTacaaagtacggtaccgtaactagacagtatagatagtgcaaccatacgtctcagatagagtatgatattgccgattgtgccacaggtagagTACAAGCTCCCTAGCATCCAGACCAGATGGATCTCGCCTTTCGTCCTATAGATACAGATAAATACAGTTAGACTAGCACTGGTaagccaaccagtgtttagtccttcctatgggccgcacaaccctgtcatgaggggttaaatcatgacatacaaccatctagggaagttttcaggattatgtacatatatagtaTACATAAAAAACAAAGATACGTAATATAgttagaagtatgattgaatagataactcagaaattatgtattttaaatgacataggtgtGGGTTATTATACAGATACTTTTGCATGATTTCTCATTCATAGTGTAATTAAATATTATGTTTTGTGTacaaactcatatgccacacactagtaatagcatgtttctccTTACCAAGAGGTGcctcaccccagcattataaacATTCCAGGTAACCCAAAGAGACGTATAGTGTCGGCTCAAAGATAGAGGGGACAACTGAGTCGACATAGTTCAAGGGTGAGTTTTGGATTGGGTTGTAGAACCCTCAGTATTTTGGGACTTTTGGGAAATGATGTACATGAGTGTATATATCTATAGAGGGaacagtagtactctggtattgtgtattttgggatatggtttggatatttatgCTTTTCCGTTGTATAGGTAATATACATGGAATGCACAGGTTACCACGACATCCACTCTAGGAagtgatgatgacaaatatttatATACAGAATATCTGAGTTATGATATATAGCttgacagaaaaaaaaaaaatggttagaaaatttgggtcgttacataggGTTTCGAAAATTTTTCACCATAAGACTCTTCCGAGCTCTCCTTTGCTTCCTGATTGTATCTCTCATCCACCGTCTAGCAAATACACGTGTTTTCACCAATTGGAAGTTCTAGGATTTTGCCATTTCGAGCTGTTCAGGTtcattttttcataaaaaggtAAGGTAATTTGTTTACATATGTTATTTTCAAAACCTAAACCATTAGAATTGTAGGTTATGCtattatgtacgatatgactgcttatttggaaaatttcactGGGTGGAATCGCCGCTTTTTgggttttacgattttggtaaaaaataGGGTTTTGGGATATGACCTCCATTTTTCCTAAGACTCATTTCTTTGTATAAAACCTAAAGTAGGAGGTGCTTGAAACTCTTGTTTTcgatttaaattatgtttttcaaaCCATATGCTATACTAATGTTTtctaaaccaaataagtgtggcatgagatgttaaatggaaatataatgaactgagaaatatgattatgggataTGGGAATtgaagttccaaattgttattaAAAAATGTAGAAAAGAGATGTCAGTTAAATATTGAGAGATGTACATACCAAGGTTAAATCGAGAGttgtgtgtgccggtttataccaatGAATGAAAGCGTgaaaaaatgaatgaatgaatgaattgtgaaaaatattggaacttcTTAAATACTTTATGAATGAAAACAAGTTACTATGTTTTcgatatatattgtatatatgatatatgaaccgcttgagaaagcttgttaccaagaaagcatggtaccgttgctagcataagagatacaatgcaaccacacattaTCCTTATGTGTGGGTATCGAACTAGTCgacttggtaagaagggccactggttGATCACGGACTAGGATGGTGTAGGCCAAGTCAGACTAGAGAGAGTAGCATGACTAGTCTGGTGCTTTGAGGTCAAGATCGGGGCATTATAAACACACAACTCGTAcaatgggggaagtaaatggtgttgatatGATATTACAAAGATGAGATGAGTTCATTaggcatatacatgatttaaaaagaaaatgggCAAAGTTACAGCTTTGAATACTGAGTCGAGAGATCGTATGGTGTATGGGTCTGTACCTTACCCCAACCTCAGGGACCTTAGCTTGTATTGAGTCGAATTATCTTATgcaagaattatatatatatcttctatattacaggtttgtgaatgatttaaatgtgtaattGATTTCTAttgaaataaactcatgtagtcacacactgatgtaatatgatctaccttattgagaagtgtcttatcccaatatacaaatcttatttcaggTCCTGCAAGAAACCGGTCCTAGACGTCTAAAGGGACTACGGAGCGTAGTGTTTTTGTTAGTTTATGTAAGTCCTTGTATATGTACTGAGCTTTGGCTAGGACATCTTTTGTGGTTTGTAATAGCAGGTTATGTttttagtatgtatggatgtatgtgaggaaatAGTTATAAACTTTGGTAAGTTTTATTAGATTATGTATCCATTGTGTATGAATGTGAAGTTTCGTATGAAACACCCGATTTCCTTATTTGGGCAGGTAGTATATGTATGGTGTCAGAGACATGCATGTTATGTACGTATAGTAGTACTtcgggcccacctagagggttggggcgttacaagctAAACCCGTctaacccgtttaataaacgtGTTGAGTCCAGATTGATTCATTTATAAATGAGTCAACATGTATTAAAATCAAAATCGATTTAAATGCACGGATCACGAATCACCTGTCGAGTTTTAAGTCGTTTTGCCACCCTAAATAAACATGTTGAGTTTGGATTgatttgtaacgacccgaattaaaaatggaatttaaatgataaaagaaaggggaatggaaacaaaaataaagaaggaagctaccaagcttcgtcgatgaacacagggtttcgtcgacaaaggctttaaggatttcgtcgacgaacacagggcctcgtcgacgagaaaataccgagaggggggttttgagctgactgaatttcgttgacgaagactggatttcatcaacgaaatttatgaagaactcgtcgacgaaggttaggctcgttgacgaattcttctgtctataaatactaaaaattcgatttttatttcatttgaagcttcctctccactctctctctctctctctctcctcttcggccctctcactctctctcttcgattttggctccgccagtcgccggattgaagatttgaggctaccacgacgctcctcgCGAAGTTCTCTAagagtttgccagagcggatcgttgggcaaacgaagttggaaattatccctgggttgaggtaacactttttaaaccaaattagactttatcgtagttatagaaattgatgtaagcatgaaaatactgatgtttaatactgggagttttgagttttagggtattgattaggaaatcatacgggggttagcctaggatattttgggggctttctcagtagtcaggtaagggaataaactaaaacagttatttttcatccaagttattattaattatgagcacatttatttttagaaaaatctatgctatatttgtttatcacagatgaaatgtatgtttggaaaatacagctattatgattaaaatgtatatgtatgtatgagatgccagaaatgatgattttagaatatgaagcatgactttaaacggcacatgtgtgacatgaaaattattttatgtgaagtgaatcatgatatgaatgattttacgagtaaagcatatttttaggtattttgaaaagacaagttatgctatattgagtttaatgaatatatgataaatgagttatttttagaatgtaatacctgaaacgatttcggcacgaggctgtattttatgttatcgacacgaagccgtattttatgttatcggcacgagaccatattttatgttattggcacgaggccatattttatgttatcagcacaaggccgtatttatattatcggcacaaggccatatttacgattttggcgcaaggccatgtatttaggatttcggcgcgaggccgtatctatgttttcggcacgaagccataatgatgttatgtatgttcatgtattatatgttattacaaccacgatgttagtttagttcagttcagggctcggtaccgtagctatatgtgtagatcagatatctacgtcataTTAgtactaaccatcccacgaggggatgggagatggatagtcgatgtggctttcagtaaagtatggacgtccacctgacagtccggaccagggtgtggtggacccatcgtacttacagacatatttgattcggtagtggtaggccagccattgtcgggtcccgtcttcgggctgcacaacccatcatgaggggtaatacatgacaccagctagctattcatcctgggtttattttcagtattacagttataatggatgttttatgtacgttatgagttattagcaaatatgaaaatgtatgattattcagtatgatatgataaaTGTTTTCTCGAATTATGAaacgtactgtatatgtataatggtattaaatgttcatgttgccacacagttgtatttagtttattttcccttactaagaagtgtctcacccctaacatTAACACgtttttcaggaaacctagagaaaTCGGCAGGTCAAGGCCACCGTTGAGTGAGTGAAGCTTCCCTACTataagggtaagcgttgaactaggattaggagatttttgttgtaaggttctagtgtcatttttgattttttgaaagattgtaaataaatacagtattttaataatgtaaataactctgatattatgttttatgattggatattCACGATTTTAtgttactgctgcttaggtttccgctacaATTGACAGGTGTACTCGTTACAAACGGGTTCGGATTGACCacttttattattatgttatattttatggaGGGTTGCTACATTTGATTTGTTTATAAATGAGTCAGCATGTATTAAATTCAAATTCGATTTAAATGGACGAATCACAAATTACTTGTCGGGTCGAGTAGTTTTGCAACGTACCCTAAATGTTTACAAGACCCATTGATCCCTTTAAAAGTCCAAGTCTATTCTAAATTCATGTGCTGCAACATGCAATTGTGTGCGTACAGGACCGTATCCTATCCAAGAAAACCTTGACACATGTCATGCACAGTATTAAAAGTACCACAACCAGAAGATCATAAATCATAGTTACCTTTTAATTAGATGCatataaaaaaatcatatatatatatatatatatatatattccacaaAACCCAAAAAGTAAAAATAGTGTTCAAAAAGACCTATATATATTCCAcagaacccaaaaaataaaaacaatgttGAAAAAGACCGTCAAATCAAATAATTAGCTATtaaattaacaaattaattgaaCCCCATTTCcattaatatataataaataatagcCTAGCTCTTCTTATATTAGTGGGGGAGAGAGGATCGCTAGCAGCTAAGGGTGAGCATAGTTCGGGAAAACCCAAATTAGCCGATTTAATCGATCAAAATTGATCGGTTCAATTCAGGTAAAAAAATCGATTCGGTCGGTTTGGTTGGACTTCACTAAAATTCGGTTAATTGGTTTTCAGTTCAGTGAACAGAAAatataaattcggttaaccgattaaccgatttaacaattaattaaatttcaaacaATTTGTTAGGGATTGGGGAAAAAAGGCGGAGCGAAGGAGCCGAGGAGTCAAGGACGGCAAGGAGGGCTACTAGACTAGGGTAGTAGGGTTTGCTGGTCTGCAGAAAAGTCCTTGCCTTTCCCCTCTCTGTTTCCTTTCTCAGATGATAGTGGAGAGTGGAGACAACAGACTGCTCAAAAGTTTTAGGTTTGGGGCTCCATTAACGTTTCCCAGCTGACATAAAATGGATCCAAACTAGAGATCAGCTTCCAGGGCTTACTAGTTGGTCCAGTTCCACCCTTCTAAAATCTAAACCCACAATTATTGATCTCTTCAACCTCTACTTAGGAGTAATCCTTGCTTCATTAATTTCCAatgaatatttttcttttctgtgTTTTCTTTtgcatttattaatttatttttgtttgcagAGAAGTACTCGACAGAAACTCGAAGATTCAAATCGAGAGCCTCTGTGAGTTATTTTACCCTTGAGAAATTGTTCTTGAGCTTTGCATATTGATTGAGAATTTGGTTTCTAGTCATTTTTTCTTGGCTTTATGCTGTGATTGTGAGGTTAAGAAAGTTTGTCATGCTCgtgttatttttaataatttcgGATAAATTCGGTTAATTGAATTATCTAAGCAGGCAATTCGGTCAGATGAGATTCGGTTAACATCTcttattcggtcggttcggttcggttaatgaaaatgattaaccaaaatattcagttaattcagttaattaaccgaatttcacCTAACCGACCTTTTACTCAACCCTACTGGCAGCTAAATGACAAAGAATCTATTTTTTACATTTGATAAGCTCAGCTTTTGCAAAATGAATACTCATCGATCAGCTTTTTGCCAAAAACCTTCGCCTTCCGTAGTGGAGAATTCATTCTCTGTGATGTCATTCATACTTTCATGAAAACCCAACACAGTCACGCGGCAAAACCCACCGTCCACCGAATATTAtcatatctttattttattttatttttactctCTATAAAAAGGGCTTCCTGCTGCCTCCATCGCCTCTGTACAATTCATATCACATATCTTCAAAGTTAATTGATCACCTCATCGCTATAGTGGCCTTTGGCGCCTTTGCCTGATCCAATAGTACCTCCTCTGTTCTTTCATGGCCACAACTACTGGTTTCACCAAAACGAAGATTTTGCTGCTTAGGTATTTATATTCATTACAGTTAAGTTAattactgttatatatatatatatatatatatatatatatatatatatatatatacgcatggttggtatatatatatatatatatatatatatatatatacgcatgGTTGGTGTTGCATGCATGCATCCATGCATGTTTGCTTCGTGCGATCGACATGCATGTATCTTtaattcttttcttctctttttcaaGAGATAAATTCAATTGTAACTTAAATTGACTGATTGTATTAGCAAGGAGCTGCATAAGTAATACCTACATAAATATATGCTTTTTCTCTGATTAAAGAATCAAGCGGAGGCGTTTGAGTTGATGGTTCGCCAGCTAAATGACCCAAAGATTAcccatcttctttttcttttccccaTGTTAATTTATGTATTTCTTCTTTGTCGAAAAAATAACATAGTTTTACAATAAATCGTTTCTCTCTTtttcaaggattttttttttttttttaaagattctaATTAGGCTATCTATCATGTAACATTCTATAcaactaatataattaaaaaattaaaatttttgaatattaCTAATTAAAGTCAAACTATGTTCTTTTGCACGAATATCTAAAAATTAATGATTTGATTGATTAACTAAAATATTTGATGATTAAAAAGACATTAGCTAGGTATACACGGATCTAATGTGATTTTTCTATGtagaaaaattatttaatttaatcttaatacatatatatatatatatatatatatatatatatataacaaaaaatcATATTAGATGCTTTGTATACACCCAGTATATTTAATACTACTTTAGTTAAATTAACTTACATGACTTTTGGAAGCATGAATATCAAACTTTGGATTTAGATTTAGatgaatttaaacaaatttcaacacaattttatattatatttcatttaaatCTATTACAATTTAAAATCCAAAACCTTTCCAAACATAGGATTAGTAATTTatctaattcaagatcatgatcACCTAGACTATAACAAACAAAAtaattccttttttttaaaaaataatatgttTTGTAGCATAACGATTCACCTTTCACCAAATCAATTGACCAGCCGAACTCTTTGTTATcacattaaacaaaaaaaaaaaatggcagcatgcatgtacaaatttttttaaaaataaaatgagattAATTATCACCgattttgaaattaattaagCTAGTTCGAGAATAAATTTtcagttaattaattaattaatggttgGGTTTGATTGATATGCATGCACAGGAATTGTAGGGGAGTAGGCAGCAGCCGGAGCGTGAGAGAGCTGGCGGGCGTGGCTCGTCCTCCTCACCATCATCATCGTGAGAATTACAGTGCAGCTGGGACAATAATGAAGAGTAGTGATAATAAGGAAAACAGCATCAGCAGTAGTAATAGTGGTAGCAGTGTGGGAGCATATGGGTGCTGGGTTCCTCATCCTCGAACTGGGATTTACTTCCCCAGAGGGCAGGAACGGGTGATGGAGGATGTGCCCGACGGCGCCGCCTCTCTCCGCGAGACCTACTGGTTTCGGAACATCGACGGTGTTGACAAACCCGACCTACCGGCTACCGTATCATTAACCTCATCTTCTTCATCATGAATGTGCTTCCTCTGCTTCTAGTCCCCATtctaattaattaactaattccTACCGTATCTATCCATACAATTATATATACGGTTATACGCATATAAATAggtgggggagagagagagagagagagagagagagagtggtgcaactttatatatatatatatatatatatatatatgtatgtatgtaataaatAACGGGATGAAGTTGTACGTGGGCATGCAAGGATGTGCATGGCAGTGATTCTGAAGATGATGAGATGTAATTTCATGTAAAATGATTATCAGGAAAATCAATATATATGATCCCATAGTATGAGAAGCTTTATTATGCGTAGATCTGATATATATATTGGGGATGTGATTGTTGCACATGAGGTACGGGTGATGGGATTATACGACGCGGCAACCCCCCGTAGgaaaatgcatgcatgcatgcatgacatgaCAGACAGGATCAACCAGAGCAAAGTCCATAAGGAACACAGGGAATCTATATACATGTGAATGCATGTTGTGAAGACAAGCTGGATAATTATACCTTGTAGCAACCTTGGAGCCTAGGGGCTAAGGCCGATGTTTCTTTCAATCACCAACGTGCCACATTGGATATTATGGTACGACACCAAATTTGGGGAATGAAAGTTACCCGCTCATTGACGCACACTTGATAATTTATCGGCGTAATACTTTGAGAGGGAATCAAACTCGTGACCTTGAAGTTTCCAAAGTTACAAGTTCGTCCTTACCACTTGAACTGGGCCGGTTGggcttctctttctttttattaaaaaaaatggatatGCATGGCAGGGACTATCACCTAGGGTATATTCGAGTTAATTAAGTGTACTCTGTGGGATAATCGTCTCAACTCAAAAATAGCAAGCTTGAAACTCAATTTGAacttgattaattttaaaattgttaaACTATATTACAAGTAATTAAAACTTGAGTTCAATTCAATTATGTTCGATTTGAATATAAATTAAGGACAGATGAGGGATTGAAAGATGTCATGAGTTTGATTTCCCCACCAAATCATCTTTAGATTATTCAATGCTAACTATTTAGTCAATTTACCTCGAATTTGGTAAGGAGATAAGGGTCTGAAGGGTCCCGACCACCCTAGTTTCCCAGTCATCAAAAAACTATATTGCATacatgtataaaatatatattaatggaTTACAATCAAAAGGCAAGCCAACATGGCCCCTTAAAAAGTTTTAACCATAGAACATACATCATAAGCCCATTAACATCCAAGGCATACTCTCAAATTTACAAGGTCTAGTAAAGCTCATAAATTTTGTGTCTAGATTGTCTTCACCAAGCTATATGAATCTATTCCTTTGCCTTCAAACTTCTTTTTATTTATGAAATTCCATAAGAGGTGGACAGTAGTAGCCACACAAATCTTTTTACCATTTGAGATTATAGTTGTGTATTTTGCTTCCTTGTGCAGCCATTTTAGAGTTGCTTTTAATGTAGACATACTCCTTGTTATCCCCAGCCAAGATCTGATAGTGTCCCACACTTGTTTGGTTATCCTGCATTTAAAGAATAAGTGGCCTAAAGTTTCCATTTCAGCTCTGCAGTATACACAATTTTTATCTACACCATCCCCTTCCAATTTATCAAGTGTGAACAACTTCCCTTTTATACCCAACCACAAGGTAAAAGCATGTTTAGGTAAACTCCCACACTTCCATATCTCCTTATGCCATGGGACTCTGTAGCCCTTTATTCTCCAGAAATTGTAGATTTCTGAAGTGGAGATTTGCCCCTCAACTACCCATTTGGCCCATAGGGTATCCTTCTTTTTCATGAATATTCCACAGGGCCCTTGATAAAAAAAGCCtaggcctccttctgttttcagTAGACATATCTCCTTCTAGGCCACCGATGGCTTTTTCCTTCCTCCCCACATAAAGTTTCTACAAAGCTTAACCACATGCTCCAACACTGAGATAGGAA includes:
- the LOC131155311 gene encoding uncharacterized protein LOC131155311 encodes the protein MATTTGFTKTKILLLRNCRGVGSSRSVRELAGVARPPHHHHRENYSAAGTIMKSSDNKENSISSSNSGSSVGAYGCWVPHPRTGIYFPRGQERVMEDVPDGAASLRETYWFRNIDGVDKPDLPATVSLTSSSSS